A window from Pseudomonas sp. MRSN 12121 encodes these proteins:
- a CDS encoding aldehyde dehydrogenase, giving the protein MTTLTRADWEQRARELKIEGRAYINGEYTAAVSGETFECISPVDGRLLAKIASCDAADAQRAVENARATFNSGVWSRLAPAKRKATMIRFAGLLKQHVEELALLETLDMGKPISDSLGIDVPGAAQALSWSGEAIDKIYDEVAATPHDQLGLVTREPVGVVGAIVPWNFPLLMACWKLGPALSTGNSVILKPSEKSPLTAIRIAALAVEAGIPKGVLNVLPGYGHTVGKALALHMDVDTLVFTGSTKIAKQLMVYSGESNMKRVWLEAGGKSPNIVFADAPDLQAAAESAASAIAFNQGEVCTAGSRLLVERSIKDKFLPLVIEALKAWKPGNPLDPATTVGALVDTQQMNTVLSYIESGHADGAKLVVGGKRTLQETGGTYVEPTIFDGVSNAMKIAQEEIFGPVLSVIAFDTVEEAIQIANDTPYGLAAAVWTANISKAHLTAKALRAGSVWVNQYDGGDMTAPFGGFKQSGNGRDKSLHAFDKYTELKATWIKL; this is encoded by the coding sequence ATGACCACCCTGACTCGAGCCGATTGGGAACAGCGTGCCCGCGAGCTGAAGATCGAAGGCCGCGCCTATATCAATGGCGAATACACTGCCGCGGTTTCCGGCGAAACCTTCGAATGCATCAGTCCGGTCGATGGCCGTCTGCTGGCCAAGATTGCCAGCTGTGACGCCGCCGACGCGCAGCGCGCCGTTGAAAACGCCCGCGCCACCTTCAACTCCGGCGTCTGGTCGCGCCTGGCACCGGCCAAGCGCAAGGCCACCATGATTCGTTTTGCCGGCTTGCTGAAACAGCATGTCGAAGAACTGGCCCTGCTCGAAACCCTGGACATGGGCAAGCCGATTAGCGATTCCCTGGGCATCGACGTACCGGGCGCGGCCCAGGCGCTGAGCTGGAGCGGCGAGGCCATCGACAAGATCTACGACGAAGTCGCCGCCACGCCCCATGACCAGTTGGGCCTGGTGACTCGCGAGCCGGTAGGTGTGGTCGGCGCCATCGTGCCCTGGAACTTCCCGCTCTTGATGGCCTGCTGGAAACTCGGCCCGGCGTTGTCCACCGGTAACTCGGTGATCCTCAAGCCGTCGGAAAAATCACCGCTGACCGCTATCCGTATCGCCGCCCTGGCCGTCGAGGCTGGCATTCCGAAAGGCGTGCTCAACGTGCTGCCGGGCTATGGCCACACCGTGGGCAAGGCCCTGGCCCTGCACATGGACGTCGACACCCTGGTGTTCACCGGTTCGACCAAGATCGCCAAGCAACTGATGGTCTACTCCGGCGAGTCGAACATGAAGCGTGTCTGGCTGGAAGCCGGCGGCAAGAGCCCGAACATTGTGTTCGCCGATGCCCCTGACCTGCAGGCCGCGGCCGAATCCGCGGCCAGCGCGATCGCCTTCAACCAGGGCGAAGTCTGCACCGCCGGTTCGCGCCTGCTGGTGGAGCGTTCGATCAAGGACAAGTTCCTGCCCCTGGTGATCGAGGCCCTCAAGGCCTGGAAGCCGGGCAACCCGCTGGACCCGGCCACCACCGTCGGCGCGCTGGTGGATACCCAGCAGATGAACACCGTGCTGTCGTACATCGAGTCCGGCCATGCCGACGGCGCCAAGCTGGTGGTGGGCGGCAAGCGCACCCTGCAGGAAACCGGCGGCACCTACGTCGAGCCGACCATCTTCGACGGCGTCAGCAATGCGATGAAGATCGCCCAGGAAGAAATCTTCGGCCCGGTGCTCTCGGTCATCGCCTTCGACACGGTGGAGGAGGCCATCCAGATCGCCAACGACACGCCTTATGGCCTGGCCGCGGCGGTATGGACGGCCAATATCTCCAAGGCCCACCTGACCGCCAAGGCGCTGCGCGCCGGTAGCGTCTGGGTCAACCAGTACGACGGTGGCGACATGACCGCGCCATTCGGCGGCTTCAAGCAATCGGGCAACGGTCGCGACAAGTCGCTGCACG
- a CDS encoding cupin domain-containing protein translates to MSIQDIVDFGQANTAAERYRPAQEKVLKGDPEQAVFNHYSSPCGQMNAGVWEGAIGQWTVNYTEHEYCEIVQGVSVLRDSDGNAKTLRAGDRFVIPAGFRGTWEVLEACRKVYVIFEPKA, encoded by the coding sequence ATGAGCATCCAGGACATCGTCGACTTCGGCCAGGCCAATACTGCCGCCGAGCGTTATCGCCCCGCCCAGGAAAAAGTCCTCAAGGGCGACCCCGAGCAAGCCGTCTTCAACCACTACAGCAGCCCCTGCGGCCAGATGAACGCCGGGGTGTGGGAAGGTGCGATAGGCCAGTGGACGGTGAATTACACCGAGCATGAATACTGCGAGATCGTCCAGGGCGTTTCGGTCCTGCGCGACAGCGATGGCAACGCCAAGACCTTGCGCGCCGGCGATCGCTTCGTGATCCCTGCCGGCTTCAGGGGCACCTGGGAGGTGCTGGAAGCCTGTCGCAAGGTCTACGTGATCTTCGAGCCCAAGGCCTGA
- the rpmG gene encoding 50S ribosomal protein L33, with protein sequence MRELIRLISSAGTGHFYTTDKNKRTTPDKIEIKKYDPVVRKHVIYKEGKIK encoded by the coding sequence ATGCGTGAATTGATTCGTTTGATTTCGAGCGCCGGTACTGGTCACTTCTACACTACCGACAAGAACAAGCGCACCACTCCGGACAAAATCGAGATCAAGAAATATGATCCGGTTGTTCGTAAGCACGTGATCTACAAAGAAGGCAAAATCAAGTAA
- the rpmB gene encoding 50S ribosomal protein L28 — protein MSRVCQVTGKGPVTGNNISHANNKTRRRFLPNLQHHRFWVESEKRFVRLRVSAKGMRIIDKRGIDVVLAELRRDGKV, from the coding sequence ATGTCGAGAGTCTGTCAAGTTACCGGTAAGGGTCCGGTAACCGGGAATAACATTTCCCACGCAAACAACAAAACCCGTCGTCGTTTCCTGCCGAACCTGCAGCATCACCGCTTCTGGGTTGAGTCCGAGAAACGTTTTGTGCGTCTGCGCGTATCTGCCAAAGGCATGCGTATCATCGACAAGCGTGGCATTGATGTCGTGCTGGCCGAACTTCGTCGCGATGGCAAGGTTTAA
- a CDS encoding ABC transporter substrate-binding protein codes for MRLAALPLLFAPLLLSPLANAAALSVCTEASPEGFDVVQYNSLTTTNASADVLMNRLVDFDAGSGKVVPSLADSWEVSADGLTYVFKLHPNVKFHRTPYFSPSRELTAEDVKFSFDRMLDPANPWHKVAQSGYPHAQSLQLPTLIKKIDALDPLTVRFTLDHADSTFLATLSMGFASIYSAEYADQLLKAGTQDKLNSQPIGTGPFIFGRFQKDASIRYKANPDYFAGKPAVDPLIFAITPDANVRLQKLRRNECQIALSPKPLDVNAALQEPALKVEKTAAFMTAFVALNSQHPPLDKPEVRQAINLAFDKATYLKAVFEDTAEPASGPFPPNTWSYAKELPGYAHDPAKARQLLAKAGLKDGFQTTIWTRPSGSLLNPNPSLGAQQLQADLAQVGIQAEIRVIEWGELIRRAKAGEHDLLFMGWAGDNGDPDNFLTPQFTCAAVKSGTNFARYCDPGLDKLITAGKTTTEQGVRSKLYQQAQTQIQQQALWLPLAHPTAFALTRKDVQGYQVSPFGRQDYSKVSLK; via the coding sequence ATGCGCCTCGCTGCCCTCCCGCTGTTGTTCGCCCCTCTTCTTCTGAGCCCGCTGGCCAATGCCGCCGCCTTGAGTGTGTGCACCGAGGCCAGCCCGGAAGGTTTCGACGTCGTGCAGTACAACTCGCTGACCACCACCAACGCCTCGGCCGACGTGCTGATGAACCGCCTGGTGGACTTCGACGCCGGCAGCGGCAAGGTCGTGCCGAGCCTGGCCGACAGCTGGGAAGTCTCGGCCGATGGCCTGACCTACGTCTTCAAACTGCACCCGAACGTGAAGTTCCACCGCACCCCGTACTTCAGCCCGAGCCGCGAATTGACGGCCGAAGACGTGAAATTCAGCTTCGATCGCATGCTCGATCCGGCCAACCCCTGGCATAAAGTGGCGCAGAGCGGTTATCCCCATGCCCAGTCGCTGCAACTGCCGACGCTGATCAAGAAGATCGACGCCCTGGACCCGCTGACCGTGCGCTTCACCCTCGACCATGCCGACTCGACCTTCCTCGCCACCCTGAGCATGGGGTTCGCCTCGATCTATTCCGCCGAGTACGCCGATCAGCTACTCAAGGCCGGCACTCAGGACAAGCTCAACAGCCAGCCGATCGGTACCGGCCCCTTCATTTTTGGCCGCTTCCAGAAAGACGCGTCGATCCGCTACAAGGCCAACCCCGACTACTTTGCCGGCAAACCGGCGGTGGATCCGCTGATCTTCGCCATCACTCCGGACGCCAACGTGCGCCTGCAGAAGCTGCGCCGCAACGAATGCCAGATCGCCCTGTCGCCCAAGCCGCTGGACGTGAACGCCGCCCTTCAGGAGCCTGCGCTCAAGGTCGAGAAGACCGCGGCTTTCATGACGGCCTTCGTCGCCCTCAACAGCCAGCATCCACCTCTGGACAAACCGGAAGTGCGCCAGGCCATCAACCTCGCCTTCGACAAGGCCACCTACCTGAAAGCCGTGTTCGAGGATACCGCGGAGCCCGCCAGCGGCCCCTTCCCGCCCAATACCTGGAGCTATGCCAAGGAACTGCCGGGCTACGCCCACGACCCGGCGAAAGCGCGCCAGCTGCTGGCCAAGGCCGGCCTGAAGGACGGCTTCCAGACCACCATCTGGACTCGCCCTTCCGGCAGCCTGTTGAATCCCAACCCGAGCCTGGGCGCCCAGCAATTGCAAGCCGACCTGGCGCAAGTCGGGATCCAGGCGGAGATCCGCGTGATCGAATGGGGCGAGCTGATCCGCCGGGCCAAGGCCGGCGAGCACGACCTGCTGTTCATGGGCTGGGCCGGCGACAACGGCGATCCGGATAACTTCCTTACCCCGCAGTTCACTTGCGCGGCGGTGAAGTCCGGAACCAACTTCGCCCGCTACTGCGACCCGGGGCTGGACAAGCTGATCACCGCCGGCAAGACCACCACCGAGCAGGGCGTCCGCAGCAAGCTGTATCAGCAGGCACAGACGCAGATCCAGCAACAGGCCCTGTGGCTGCCATTGGCGCACCCGACGGCCTTTGCCCTGACCCGCAAGGACGTGCAGGGTTATCAGGTCAGCCCGTTCGGTCGCCAGGACTACTCGAAGGTCAGCCTCAAATAA
- the radC gene encoding RadC family protein — protein MSIRDWPAAERPREKLLEQGALALSDAELLAIFLRTGVAGKSAVDLARHLLHQFGSLRGLLEADQLTFSRQLGLGPAKFAQLQAVLEMARRHLAEKLSRNSVLESPVAVRDYLKALLRHEPHEVFGCLFLDSKHRVLAFEALFQGSINTTSVYPRQVVKRALAHNAAALILCHNHPSGVAEPSQADRVLTRRLKEALDLVDVRVLDHFIVGEGEPLSMAEYGWM, from the coding sequence ATGAGCATTCGCGACTGGCCTGCGGCGGAGCGCCCGCGGGAGAAGCTTCTCGAGCAGGGCGCGCTGGCCCTTTCCGACGCCGAATTGCTGGCGATCTTCCTGCGTACCGGCGTCGCCGGAAAAAGCGCCGTGGACCTGGCTCGACACCTGTTGCACCAATTTGGCAGCCTGCGTGGCCTGCTCGAGGCGGACCAGCTGACGTTCAGTCGGCAACTGGGCCTGGGCCCGGCAAAATTCGCGCAATTGCAGGCGGTGCTGGAAATGGCGCGGCGGCACCTGGCGGAAAAGCTTAGCCGCAACTCGGTGCTGGAAAGCCCGGTGGCGGTCCGTGACTACCTCAAGGCGCTGCTGCGGCATGAGCCGCATGAGGTCTTCGGCTGCCTGTTTCTCGACTCCAAGCACCGGGTGCTGGCCTTCGAGGCGCTGTTTCAAGGCTCCATCAATACCACCAGCGTCTACCCGCGGCAGGTGGTCAAACGGGCCCTGGCGCATAACGCCGCGGCCCTGATCCTGTGTCACAACCATCCCTCGGGCGTCGCCGAGCCGAGCCAGGCGGACCGGGTTCTGACCCGCAGGCTCAAGGAGGCGCTGGACCTGGTGGATGTGCGGGTGCTCGACCATTTCATCGTCGGCGAAGGCGAGCCGCTGTCGATGGCCGAGTACGGCTGGATGTAG
- the coaBC gene encoding bifunctional phosphopantothenoylcysteine decarboxylase/phosphopantothenate--cysteine ligase CoaBC — translation MQRLYRKRIVLGVGGGIAAYKSAELVRRLLDQGAEVRVVMTRGGSEFITPLTLQALSGHPVHLDLLDPAAEAAMGHIELAKWADLVLIAPATADLIARLAQGIADDLLTTLVLATDATVAIAPAMNQAMWRDPATQANTQLLQSRGLKVFGPASGSQACGDVGLGRMLEANDLALCAADCFQHLALTGKHVLITAGPTQENIDPVRYITNHSSGKMGFALAEAAVEAGARVTLITGPVHLPTPDRVTRIDVVSARDMLAACEAAIPCDLFIASAAVADYRPEVVAPQKLKKDPTNGDGLLLQMVRNPDILATIATRPDRPFSVGFAAETEHLLDYAARKLKDKNLDLIVANDVANPSIGFNSEENACSVIDRELHATLFAQTSKGKIARQLIAFIAERLNQV, via the coding sequence ATGCAGCGGCTGTATCGGAAACGCATCGTTCTCGGCGTCGGCGGCGGCATTGCTGCCTACAAGAGCGCCGAGCTGGTTCGCCGACTCCTCGACCAGGGCGCGGAAGTGCGTGTGGTCATGACCCGTGGCGGCAGTGAATTCATCACCCCGCTGACCCTGCAGGCCCTGTCCGGACACCCGGTCCACCTGGACCTGCTCGATCCCGCGGCCGAAGCCGCCATGGGCCATATCGAACTGGCCAAATGGGCCGACCTGGTACTGATCGCCCCGGCCACCGCCGACCTGATCGCCCGCCTGGCCCAAGGCATCGCCGACGACCTGCTGACCACTCTGGTCCTGGCCACCGATGCCACCGTCGCCATCGCCCCGGCCATGAACCAGGCCATGTGGCGCGACCCGGCCACCCAGGCCAACACCCAGTTGCTGCAGAGCCGTGGCCTGAAGGTGTTCGGCCCGGCCTCCGGCAGCCAGGCCTGCGGCGATGTCGGTCTGGGCCGCATGCTCGAGGCCAACGACCTGGCCTTGTGTGCCGCCGACTGCTTCCAGCACTTGGCGCTGACCGGCAAGCATGTATTGATCACCGCCGGCCCGACCCAGGAAAACATCGACCCGGTGCGCTACATCACCAACCACAGCTCCGGAAAAATGGGCTTTGCCCTGGCCGAAGCCGCCGTTGAAGCCGGGGCTCGGGTGACCCTGATCACCGGTCCCGTGCACCTGCCGACCCCGGACCGCGTGACGCGGATCGATGTGGTCAGCGCCCGCGACATGCTCGCCGCCTGCGAAGCCGCCATCCCGTGCGACCTGTTCATCGCCTCGGCCGCGGTGGCGGACTACCGCCCGGAAGTCGTTGCCCCACAGAAATTGAAGAAAGACCCTACAAACGGCGACGGTCTGCTGCTGCAGATGGTGCGCAACCCGGACATCCTGGCCACTATCGCCACCCGCCCCGACCGCCCGTTCAGCGTCGGCTTCGCCGCTGAAACCGAACATTTGCTCGACTACGCTGCACGCAAACTCAAAGACAAGAACCTCGACCTGATCGTCGCCAACGACGTGGCCAACCCGAGCATTGGCTTCAACAGCGAGGAAAACGCCTGCAGCGTAATTGACCGGGAGTTGCACGCAACTCTCTTCGCCCAGACCAGCAAGGGCAAGATTGCCCGCCAACTGATCGCTTTCATCGCCGAACGGCTGAACCAGGTTTAA
- the dut gene encoding dUTP diphosphatase: MHALQAKILDPRIGTEFPLPQYATPGSAGLDLRAMLKQDTLLEPGQTLLIPTGLSVYIGDPGLAALILPRSGLGHKHGIVLGNLVGLIDSDYQGELMVSCWNRGQTAFNIAVGERIAQLVLVPVVQAHFEVVEAFDESQRGAGGFGHSGSH, translated from the coding sequence ATGCACGCTTTACAAGCCAAGATCCTCGACCCACGCATCGGCACCGAATTCCCTCTGCCGCAATACGCCACGCCAGGCTCCGCCGGCCTGGACCTGCGCGCAATGCTCAAGCAGGACACGCTCCTGGAGCCGGGCCAGACCCTGCTGATTCCTACCGGCCTGTCGGTCTATATCGGCGACCCGGGCCTGGCCGCGCTGATCCTGCCGCGCTCCGGCCTGGGCCATAAACACGGCATCGTCCTGGGCAACCTGGTCGGCCTGATCGATTCCGATTACCAGGGCGAACTCATGGTGTCCTGCTGGAACCGTGGCCAGACCGCCTTCAACATCGCGGTGGGCGAGCGTATTGCCCAACTGGTGCTGGTGCCGGTGGTCCAGGCGCACTTCGAGGTGGTCGAAGCCTTCGACGAAAGCCAGCGCGGCGCGGGCGGCTTCGGTCACTCCGGCAGCCACTGA
- the argB gene encoding acetylglutamate kinase, whose product MTLERDAAANTAKVLSEALPYIRRYVGKTLVIKYGGNAMESEELKTGFARDIVLMKAVGINPVVVHGGGPQIGDLLKRLSIESHFIDGMRVTDAATMDVVEMVLGGQVNKDIVNLINRHGGSAIGLTGKDAELIRAKKLTVTRKTPEMTTPEIIDIGHVGEVVGINTDLLNLLVKGDFIPVIAPIGVGENGESYNINADLVAGKVAEALKAEKLMLLTNIAGLMDKSGKVLTGLTTQQVDALIEDGTIYGGMLPKIRCALEAVQGGVGSSLIIDGRVPNAILLEIFTDTGVGTLISNRKRP is encoded by the coding sequence ATGACCCTCGAACGCGATGCCGCCGCCAATACCGCCAAGGTCCTGTCCGAAGCGCTGCCTTATATTCGCCGCTATGTCGGCAAGACCCTGGTGATCAAATACGGCGGCAACGCGATGGAAAGCGAGGAGCTGAAGACCGGCTTCGCCCGCGACATCGTGCTGATGAAGGCCGTCGGCATCAACCCGGTGGTGGTGCACGGCGGTGGCCCGCAAATCGGCGACCTGCTCAAGCGCCTGTCCATCGAGAGCCACTTCATCGATGGCATGCGGGTTACCGACGCGGCCACCATGGACGTGGTGGAAATGGTCCTCGGCGGCCAGGTGAACAAGGACATCGTCAACCTGATCAACCGTCACGGCGGCAGCGCCATCGGCCTGACCGGCAAGGACGCGGAGCTGATTCGTGCGAAGAAGCTCACCGTGACCCGCAAGACGCCGGAAATGACCACGCCGGAAATCATCGACATCGGCCACGTCGGCGAAGTGGTCGGCATCAACACCGACCTGCTGAACCTGCTGGTCAAGGGTGATTTCATCCCGGTGATCGCGCCGATCGGCGTCGGTGAGAACGGCGAGTCGTACAACATCAACGCCGACCTGGTGGCCGGCAAGGTGGCCGAGGCACTGAAGGCCGAGAAGCTGATGCTGCTGACCAACATCGCCGGCCTGATGGACAAGTCGGGCAAGGTGCTGACCGGCCTGACCACCCAGCAGGTCGACGCCCTGATCGAAGACGGCACCATCTACGGCGGCATGCTGCCGAAGATCCGCTGCGCGCTGGAAGCGGTACAGGGTGGCGTGGGCAGCTCGCTGATCATCGACGGTCGCGTACCGAATGCGATCCTGCTGGAGATCTTCACCGATACCGGTGTGGGCACCCTGATCAGCAACCGCAAGCGTCCTTAA
- the pyrE gene encoding orotate phosphoribosyltransferase, translating into MQAYQRDFIRFAIDRGVLRFGEFTLKSGRTSPYFFNAGLFNSGSALAQLGRFYAAAIVDSGIPFDVLFGPAYKGIPLAAATAVALAEHHQRDLPWCFNRKEAKAHGEGGSLVGAPLTGDVLIIDDVITAGTAIREVMQIIASQEGAKAAGVLIALNRQERGNGELSAIQEVERDFGIPVVSIVSLTQVLQFLADDPALKQHLPAVEAYRAQFGV; encoded by the coding sequence ATGCAGGCGTATCAGCGCGATTTCATTCGTTTTGCCATCGATCGCGGGGTTTTGCGCTTCGGTGAGTTCACCCTGAAGTCCGGGCGTACCAGTCCTTACTTCTTCAATGCCGGCCTGTTCAACAGCGGCTCGGCCCTGGCGCAGCTGGGGCGTTTTTATGCGGCGGCGATCGTCGACAGCGGCATTCCCTTCGATGTGCTCTTCGGCCCTGCGTACAAAGGCATTCCTTTGGCGGCGGCGACGGCCGTGGCCCTGGCCGAGCACCATCAGCGCGATCTGCCGTGGTGTTTCAACCGCAAGGAAGCCAAGGCCCATGGCGAGGGCGGTAGCCTGGTAGGCGCGCCCCTGACTGGCGATGTGCTGATCATCGACGACGTGATCACCGCGGGTACCGCGATTCGCGAAGTGATGCAGATCATTGCATCCCAGGAAGGCGCCAAGGCGGCGGGCGTGTTGATCGCCCTGAACCGTCAGGAGCGTGGCAACGGCGAGTTGTCGGCGATCCAGGAAGTCGAGCGTGACTTCGGCATTCCGGTGGTGAGCATCGTTTCCCTGACCCAGGTCCTGCAATTCCTGGCGGACGATCCGGCGCTCAAGCAGCACCTGCCGGCGGTGGAAGCCTACCGCGCGCAATTCGGCGTCTGA
- a CDS encoding exodeoxyribonuclease III, whose protein sequence is MRIISVNVNGIQAAVERGLLSWLQAQNADVICLQDTRASAFELDDPAFQLDGYFLYACDAEVPAQGGVALYSRLQPKAVISGLGFETADRYGRYLQADFDKVSIATLLLPSGQNGDEDLNQKFKLMDDFARYLDKQRRKRREYIYCGSLYVAQQKLDIKNWRDSQQSPGFLAPERAWMDEIVGNMGYVDALREVSREGDQYSWWPDNEQAEMLNLGWRFDYQLLTPGLRRFVRSARLPRQPRFSQHAPLIVDYDWTLTI, encoded by the coding sequence ATGCGGATCATCAGTGTGAACGTCAATGGTATTCAGGCTGCAGTGGAGCGAGGTTTGCTCAGTTGGCTGCAAGCACAGAATGCCGACGTCATCTGCCTGCAGGACACCCGCGCCTCCGCCTTTGAACTGGACGATCCGGCCTTCCAACTGGATGGCTACTTCCTTTATGCCTGCGATGCCGAAGTTCCCGCCCAAGGCGGTGTGGCTTTGTACTCGCGGTTGCAACCGAAGGCTGTCATCAGCGGTCTCGGCTTCGAGACGGCCGACCGCTACGGGCGCTACCTGCAAGCCGATTTCGACAAGGTCAGCATCGCGACCTTGCTGCTTCCTTCCGGGCAGAACGGCGATGAAGACTTGAACCAGAAGTTCAAGCTTATGGACGATTTCGCCCGTTATCTGGATAAGCAGCGGCGCAAACGTCGCGAGTACATTTATTGTGGCTCGCTGTACGTGGCGCAACAGAAGCTGGATATCAAGAACTGGCGCGACAGCCAGCAATCTCCAGGCTTCCTGGCGCCTGAACGCGCCTGGATGGATGAGATTGTCGGCAACATGGGTTATGTCGATGCCCTGCGCGAAGTCAGCCGCGAAGGCGACCAGTACAGCTGGTGGCCGGACAACGAACAGGCCGAGATGCTCAATCTGGGTTGGCGCTTCGACTATCAGTTGTTGACCCCGGGCCTGCGTCGCTTCGTACGCAGCGCACGCTTGCCGCGCCAGCCACGCTTCTCGCAGCATGCGCCGCTGATCGTGGACTACGACTGGACGCTGACCATCTAA
- a CDS encoding DUF4870 domain-containing protein, whose translation MSDDQLPQPLPSHEVRQWAMFCHLSALLGIWIPFGTLIGPLVLWQMKRETDPFIDAQGKEALNFQITVAIASLICFLLMVVLVGFLLFGLLAIGALVLTIIAGVKANEGVAYRYPFTWRLIK comes from the coding sequence ATGAGTGACGACCAGCTTCCGCAGCCCCTGCCGAGCCATGAAGTTCGGCAATGGGCAATGTTCTGTCATCTGTCGGCGTTGCTGGGGATCTGGATTCCGTTCGGAACCTTGATCGGTCCCCTGGTGCTCTGGCAGATGAAGCGCGAGACGGATCCGTTCATCGATGCCCAGGGTAAGGAAGCGCTGAACTTCCAGATCACGGTGGCCATCGCTTCGTTGATCTGCTTCCTGCTGATGGTAGTGCTGGTGGGATTCCTGCTCTTCGGCCTGCTGGCGATCGGCGCCCTGGTGCTGACCATCATTGCCGGGGTCAAGGCCAATGAAGGGGTGGCGTACCGCTACCCATTCACCTGGCGCTTGATCAAGTAG
- the rph gene encoding ribonuclease PH, which produces MKRPSGRAADQLRSIRITRNYTKHAEGSVLVEFGDTKVICTVSVENGVPRFLKGQGQGWLTAEYGMLPRSTGERNQREASRGKQGGRTLEIQRLIGRSLRAALDMTKLGDVTLYVDCDVIQADGGTRTASITGAMVALVDALKVIKKRGGLKGGDPIKQMIAAVSVGMYQGEPVLDLDYLEDSAAETDLNVVMTSTGGFIEVQGTAEGAPFQPEELNAMLALARKGMNEIFELQQAALAD; this is translated from the coding sequence ATGAAACGTCCAAGTGGTCGCGCTGCCGATCAGCTCCGCTCGATCCGCATCACCCGCAACTACACCAAACACGCCGAGGGATCTGTACTGGTCGAATTCGGTGACACCAAAGTGATCTGCACGGTCAGTGTCGAGAACGGCGTACCGCGTTTCCTCAAGGGCCAGGGCCAGGGTTGGTTGACCGCCGAATACGGCATGCTGCCGCGCTCGACCGGCGAGCGTAACCAGCGCGAAGCCAGCCGCGGCAAGCAGGGCGGCCGGACCCTGGAGATCCAGCGCCTGATCGGTCGCTCCCTGCGCGCCGCGCTGGACATGACCAAGCTGGGCGACGTCACCCTCTATGTCGACTGCGATGTGATCCAGGCCGATGGTGGCACCCGTACCGCGTCGATCACCGGTGCCATGGTGGCCTTGGTGGATGCGCTGAAAGTGATCAAGAAGCGTGGCGGCCTGAAGGGCGGCGACCCGATCAAGCAGATGATCGCCGCGGTCTCCGTGGGCATGTACCAGGGCGAGCCGGTGCTGGACCTGGATTACCTGGAAGACTCGGCGGCCGAGACCGATCTCAATGTGGTCATGACCAGCACGGGCGGTTTCATCGAAGTCCAGGGCACGGCCGAAGGCGCGCCATTCCAGCCCGAAGAGCTGAACGCCATGCTGGCGCTGGCCAGGAAAGGCATGAATGAGATCTTTGAATTGCAGCAGGCAGCCCTAGCTGACTGA
- a CDS encoding YicC/YloC family endoribonuclease produces MVHSMTAFARVERAGTQGTLSWELRSVNSRYLEPHLRLPESFRDLEGAVREALRQGLSRGKLECTLRFTEETTGKPLQVDRERAAQLVAAAESVASLIKQPAPLNPLEVLAWPGVLVADASDPQALNNEALSLFNQGLKELKNGREREGAELARLISDRLTAIEEDVATLRELVPQMLATQRQKVLDRFADMQAELDPTRLEQEMVILAQKSDVAEELDRLSTHIIEVRRVLKSGGAAGRRLDFLMQELNREANTLGSKAFDPRSTQAAVNLKVLIEQMREQVQNIE; encoded by the coding sequence ATGGTGCACAGCATGACCGCCTTCGCCCGGGTAGAACGGGCCGGCACCCAGGGCACCCTGAGCTGGGAACTGCGCTCGGTCAACAGCCGCTACCTGGAACCGCACCTGCGCCTGCCGGAGTCCTTCCGCGATCTGGAAGGCGCCGTCCGCGAAGCCCTGCGCCAGGGACTGTCGCGCGGCAAGCTCGAATGCACCCTGCGCTTCACCGAGGAAACCACCGGCAAGCCGCTGCAAGTCGACCGCGAACGCGCTGCGCAACTGGTGGCCGCCGCCGAATCCGTGGCCAGCCTGATCAAGCAGCCGGCGCCCCTGAACCCGCTGGAAGTCCTGGCCTGGCCTGGCGTGCTGGTGGCCGACGCCAGCGATCCACAAGCGCTGAACAACGAGGCTCTGAGCCTGTTCAACCAGGGCCTGAAAGAGCTGAAGAATGGTCGCGAGCGTGAAGGCGCCGAGCTGGCCCGATTGATCAGCGACCGCCTGACTGCCATCGAGGAAGACGTCGCGACCCTGCGCGAACTGGTGCCACAGATGCTCGCCACCCAGCGCCAGAAAGTCCTCGATCGCTTCGCCGACATGCAGGCCGAACTGGACCCCACACGCCTGGAACAGGAAATGGTGATACTCGCCCAGAAAAGCGACGTCGCCGAAGAACTGGACCGCCTGAGCACCCACATCATCGAAGTGCGCCGCGTACTCAAGTCCGGCGGTGCCGCTGGCCGACGCCTGGACTTCCTGATGCAGGAACTCAACCGCGAAGCCAATACCCTGGGCTCCAAGGCCTTCGACCCGCGCAGCACCCAGGCGGCGGTCAACCTCAAGGTGTTGATCGAGCAGATGCGCGAACAAGTACAGAATATCGAGTAA